The Liolophura sinensis isolate JHLJ2023 chromosome 6, CUHK_Ljap_v2, whole genome shotgun sequence genomic sequence GTACACCTAAGTAGTTTGGCATGTGTGTGGCTTTTAATTGGCCCACTCCTGTTATCCCATATTCTGGGTCAACTTTATGGGATAAAATTACatcttttgtatattttatttgttataaaatattttaaagatattacatgtattattattactgaATACTGATCCTTTTACTAGCACTGTGCTGTCTTGGTGTAAAATATGAAGGAAGCATGCAGGCATTAGTCCTAGCATCCAGTGCTTTGAAACTTACCTTTCCTCCATTTATTTCAAGCTTTTGTAAAACATCTGTAATTTTTTCCTTGAATTTCTTGTCCATCATACGCTTTGATATCTGCAGAATTAACAAACAACAACCTTCATATTCTTCAGTATATTGAtagcaaaaatgaaataaattaattcgaaTTTTTCTTTGGAAAGGAGTGTTTAGTCTTTAAGATACTTTAATAAATGGACAGGCTGCTTTGATTTAAGTTACATCATGCAAATGTTGGTATTGTTATATCAAAAACTACATACTGAAACAAGTAAAGTCTTAATGTGTTGATTTAAAGCTGGCCCCACAACATCACTCAGCTGTACCAAAGCATCAAGGCCGCCTTCAAACACTGCAGCATCAGAGTGACCCTGGAGTAGATAAGACACAACAGTTTATGTACGCATACACATCTATGAATCTGTACTATTTGACATGACATATGATTTCACAAAAATGGAGAAAGCTGTCAGCGTTATTAAAAACCATTAACAATCAGTTATTGTGTTTTACTGCAAAACGTTTTTGTGAAATAATTccaaacacatttttctttcgaCTAATTAAAAGTTAACTTTCAATTTTGTCACGACAGTCTATGACAACTtcttgtattaaaataaaacacccaAAGGTTTATTACAATTTTAGTGTACTCAGTCAACCGTTCTGAAGATTAAGTCTGTAAATGACTATTACCAGTGTTGCTCGTATACAAGGAGCAATTCTGGGCAAGATGGGCATGGTCTTGTCAACTGCATCAGGAACTTCTAGTAATTCTCTAAAACCAGCTCTTGCGACAAATGTGTAAGGATGGACAGTCTCTCTTAATCCCTTAAAAAAGCAAAGATTAATCAACTGAACATTAAACTacagtaaaaatgtaaatgttttgttgcGCAGGtgagaaataaatacaaagataaAATAGCTTTATTAAACCATGTTCATGGCAATCCTCACAAATCAGactgaaaatggcaaaaactTTTATCATTTAATGTTGTTCACACTTTAAACAGCTTAACATCAGATTTTTGGGttgtttttcacatgtttacatttcaaccaaaacagttttaatataataaacattgtatCACAGTATGGGATTCAATGTGCACCTTAAAGAGATCTTGTTTCAAGTTATGCTGAATTTATCACAGAGTTAAAATAATGCTACCTTAATGAAATTTAGAAGTCTGACTTGCCTCTGCTAATGTCACTAGGACAGGGTCAAAGGGCACCTGTTCTGGAGGGGTGTCCCAGGCCAGTTTGTGTTTCACAGAACCATGTTGTAATCTGGAATAATATTCCTATACTTACaccaacatgaaaacaaaatgcaacaTAAATTATGAatttgttatataaaacaagaaaggttgtacatgtgtttcatTAAGCGTATTGAATATTGCAGTTAGATTGATGGGTGGCTGAACAACTACATCTAACAATGTACCTGACAAGAATCCTGACAGTAACAGTGAAAGACGGTTTCACATGACCTACCTACACAGGCATCAAAAGTCACGTTTACCTGCAAGGCACTCCACCATTGGCATAAACAGCAGCAAACGCAGACTGACTCTTAGGACGCATGGAAAACTACAAGAAACAACATACAGTGTTTGTAATTACACCATCAAGAGAGCAGGGGACCAGAGAATGCTGCTTCTTCTCTTCTCTGTAAAGACTTGCCAAGGAATAATTCAAGGACAGGAACATTTCCTCCAGGAGCCCCTCACTAGTTCTCTCAACTAACAAAAACCCTGCTGGCTTTTAAGTGTAATGTTTAATGAACCCTAAACCACTCAGGTGGAGTTTGATGGACTTTTGCTTCACTTTCAACTATAAACTTGCTATTTTCAATTAATTAGGCAGTTACAATAATGccaccatacacatgtacatggacagatTTTCCCAGTgacaaattttgcttgatttctcCACTTTATATGACTATCCCAAGATTTTTGCAAAGTTAGATAAATTTAACATCAGAGAAAAATTAAGCGTTGGCATCAAAATATTTAAGGAATTAACGGTCTtatgaatgtgcatttttatacaccagtccaaactttaggtgaaatacatgtagtctgatcTAGTGCAATGAAATGACAATATTTAGAAGATATCATTAAGTTTCACCAAAACTGCAAAGAAATAAGACAACAGTTCATAAACTTACGGGATCAACAGTTTTTGGGTTGAGCTTATCTGATGGTTTGGCTGGTTTAGACTTTGAGGCTGACTCACTTTTCTTCACTCCACTGCTGGGCAGGGTTTGTGAGCCTCTTAGCCCAGAAGATACACGAGAACTTGTGCGACTCTTAGCACTGCCTGAATTGGAGCTTGCCATTTAGGATGCAACCAACAGTTCAACTTGCAGAAATGCCTACTATCAGCCCTCTTACAATGtgccacctacatgtaaatcattgaAAAGAGGCAAAATAAGGAGTGTACAACATTAACCTGTCTATGAGCTTTCACCTTCCCTGCAAACAAAACACTATATGTGTTGCAGAATTCTATATGAATATGTTTAAACACTAATTACATTCATAACAATTGTCCTCCAAACTACATTTTAACTGGGGAAATAAGTGTAAAATGCAAGTGTTTTCTGATCATAT encodes the following:
- the LOC135466803 gene encoding PACRG-like protein isoform X2, yielding MASSNSGSAKSRTSSRVSSGLRGSQTLPSSGVKKSESASKSKPAKPSDKLNPKTVDPFSMRPKSQSAFAAVYANGGVPCRLQHGSVKHKLAWDTPPEQVPFDPVLVTLAEGLRETVHPYTFVARAGFRELLEVPDAVDKTMPILPRIAPCIRATLGHSDAAVFEGGLDALVQLSDVVGPALNQHIKTLLVSISKRMMDKKFKEKITDVLQKLEINGGKGCQARVK
- the LOC135466803 gene encoding PACRG-like protein isoform X1, coding for MASSNSGSAKSRTSSRVSSGLRGSQTLPSSGVKKSESASKSKPAKPSDKLNPKTVDPFSMRPKSQSAFAAVYANGGVPCRLQHGSVKHKLAWDTPPEQVPFDPVLVTLAEGLRETVHPYTFVARAGFRELLEVPDAVDKTMPILPRIAPCIRATLGHSDAAVFEGGLDALVQLSDVVGPALNQHIKTLLVSISKRMMDKKFKEKITDVLQKLEINGGKEALVTIKAKVPTYSSIMG